A stretch of the Glutamicibacter sp. JL.03c genome encodes the following:
- a CDS encoding nitrilase-related carbon-nitrogen hydrolase: protein MKEILALDAPASPARATAPERGEITVALVQHRWQEDPQALRDELEDGIARAASHGAQIVYLPEVTLSKYPAFVIPDPEAADETAEDLETGPTLVFARAMSAKYNLHVHISLFRKAPSDDGLGLNTAVVVSPEGEIVALTNKLHIPRTAGYYEDKYFREGPAEDPYPVHRVPALGDLAMGLPTCWDEWFSEPPRIYSLAGADLLAYPTAIGSEPDHPDFDTEPLWRQTIIGNGIANGLFMVVPNRWGDEGALTFYGSSFISDPYGRILARAPRDESAVLVATLDLDARRDWLTLFPFLRTRRPETYGAMTRQRNDLALGEQEEGAHV from the coding sequence ATGAAGGAAATACTCGCACTTGACGCCCCTGCCTCGCCGGCCCGCGCCACCGCTCCTGAGCGCGGAGAAATCACCGTGGCTCTGGTCCAGCACCGCTGGCAGGAAGACCCGCAAGCGCTGCGCGATGAACTGGAGGACGGCATCGCCCGCGCCGCATCCCACGGCGCGCAGATCGTCTACCTGCCAGAAGTCACCCTGAGCAAGTATCCGGCCTTCGTGATCCCGGATCCCGAAGCCGCCGACGAGACCGCCGAGGATCTCGAGACCGGCCCGACCCTGGTCTTTGCCCGCGCGATGAGCGCCAAGTATAACCTGCATGTGCACATTTCGCTGTTCCGCAAGGCCCCGTCCGACGATGGCCTGGGCCTGAACACCGCCGTGGTCGTCTCGCCGGAGGGCGAGATCGTCGCGCTGACCAACAAGCTGCACATTCCGCGCACCGCCGGATACTACGAAGACAAGTACTTCCGCGAGGGACCGGCAGAAGATCCCTACCCGGTGCACCGCGTGCCCGCGCTCGGCGATCTGGCTATGGGCCTGCCCACCTGCTGGGACGAGTGGTTCAGCGAACCGCCGCGCATCTACTCGCTGGCTGGCGCCGACCTGCTGGCCTACCCCACGGCCATCGGCTCGGAGCCTGACCACCCGGACTTCGACACCGAGCCGCTGTGGCGCCAGACCATCATCGGCAACGGCATCGCCAACGGCCTGTTCATGGTGGTGCCCAACCGCTGGGGCGATGAGGGAGCGCTCACCTTCTACGGCTCCTCCTTCATCTCCGATCCCTACGGCCGCATCCTCGCCCGCGCCCCACGCGATGAATCCGCGGTGCTGGTCGCCACCCTGGACCTGGACGCCCGCCGCGACTGGCTCACGCTCTTCCCGTTCCTGCGCACCCGCCGCCCCGAGACCTACGGCGCGATGACCCGGCAGCGCAATGACTTGGCCCTGGGCGAGCAGGAGGAAGGCGCGCATGTCTAA
- a CDS encoding TetR/AcrR family transcriptional regulator C-terminal domain-containing protein — protein sequence MARPSKPKLNPEVIAEAALALVDKHGEFTLPQLATSLSVSASSLYNHVQGKDEIVELMRGRAMAVIDLPESQPESWQQTVRLIATAYWSSYSKHPRLIPLLTSHTVRDRTTLRVYDALAEAFSQAGFEATRRLQAITIIDSFVLGSALDAAAPQQVWEPDDSSSPQFTEALDAGLPSAQRAQSTFLLGLDVILEGLRSVPRA from the coding sequence ATGGCACGCCCCTCAAAGCCGAAGCTCAATCCCGAGGTCATCGCCGAGGCCGCGTTGGCACTGGTCGACAAGCACGGGGAATTCACCCTCCCCCAGCTCGCCACGTCGCTCTCGGTCAGCGCATCCTCGCTCTACAACCACGTGCAAGGCAAGGATGAGATCGTGGAGCTCATGCGAGGCCGGGCCATGGCGGTCATTGATTTGCCCGAAAGCCAACCGGAAAGCTGGCAGCAGACTGTGCGGCTGATCGCCACCGCCTATTGGAGTTCATACTCGAAGCACCCTCGACTGATTCCGCTGCTGACCAGCCACACCGTGCGCGATCGCACGACCCTGCGGGTCTACGATGCACTGGCCGAGGCCTTCAGCCAGGCAGGGTTCGAGGCAACACGGCGCCTGCAGGCAATTACGATCATCGATTCCTTCGTGCTTGGCTCCGCCCTCGACGCCGCCGCACCGCAACAGGTATGGGAGCCCGATGACAGCTCCAGCCCGCAGTTCACAGAGGCACTGGACGCAGGGCTCCCCAGCGCACAGCGCGCCCAGTCCACCTTCCTGCTGGGCCTGGACGTCATTCTCGAAGGACTGCGCTCGGTACCCCGCGCCTAG
- a CDS encoding signal peptidase I, which yields MDTGRITGVTGTALARFQRLVLNACAVAGTLCLLMALLALVFGIKPLVFVSGSMGPGIPSGSLGLAIPTQVADISPGDVVSVVNSEGQRITHRVVENIPQGLVLKGDANPVPDLQPYPVSSVDKLIFSAPLLGYAVNWMSQPWAYFLGGVLCAYLLYLAFIAPGKTSDPPSGQGRSRRGARRRRGTGPKAPDDAGTAMRIGLRNAVLIGVVAACLLGLGMKAPAPVVTDAAFLGSARATASQQAATLAPPANTTCTNNAGNNQNIRFNWQTAGIAPTGFLVTAKLNGGTEVKSEALGASARSYTTGIASSNGLLGSLLDLLVGFDRTFTVSIYAQYNSWQSVPVSFTQVHATAGLLGANKQLTCTLH from the coding sequence ATGGATACAGGACGAATCACCGGGGTTACGGGCACCGCGCTGGCGCGGTTTCAGCGGCTGGTGCTCAATGCCTGTGCCGTCGCGGGCACCCTGTGCCTGCTGATGGCGTTGCTTGCCCTCGTGTTCGGAATCAAGCCGCTGGTCTTCGTGTCCGGATCCATGGGGCCCGGCATCCCGAGCGGCTCCCTGGGGCTCGCGATTCCCACTCAGGTTGCCGATATCAGTCCGGGAGATGTGGTCTCAGTCGTCAACAGCGAGGGCCAGCGCATCACCCATCGCGTCGTGGAGAATATTCCGCAGGGGCTCGTGCTCAAGGGTGATGCCAACCCCGTTCCGGATCTGCAGCCCTACCCGGTTTCCTCGGTCGACAAGTTGATTTTCAGTGCTCCGCTGCTGGGCTATGCGGTCAATTGGATGAGCCAGCCGTGGGCCTATTTCCTGGGTGGGGTGCTCTGCGCGTACCTGTTGTATCTGGCCTTTATCGCGCCTGGGAAAACATCGGATCCGCCGAGCGGCCAGGGAAGGAGCCGCCGAGGCGCAAGACGCCGGCGAGGAACCGGACCGAAGGCGCCTGACGATGCCGGCACCGCCATGAGGATAGGACTCAGGAATGCCGTGCTGATCGGTGTGGTCGCAGCCTGCCTGCTCGGCCTGGGGATGAAAGCCCCGGCCCCGGTGGTGACGGACGCCGCATTTCTCGGCAGCGCCAGGGCCACGGCCTCCCAGCAGGCCGCCACGCTCGCCCCGCCAGCGAATACGACCTGCACGAATAATGCGGGCAACAACCAGAACATCAGATTCAACTGGCAGACGGCGGGAATCGCTCCCACCGGATTCCTGGTGACGGCAAAACTCAATGGGGGCACGGAAGTCAAAAGCGAGGCCTTGGGAGCGTCGGCGCGAAGCTACACCACGGGCATCGCGTCCAGCAACGGCCTGCTCGGGTCGCTGCTGGACCTGCTCGTGGGGTTCGACCGCACGTTCACCGTCTCCATCTACGCGCAGTACAATTCCTGGCAGTCGGTGCCGGTGAGCTTCACCCAGGTGCACGCCACTGCGGGGCTTTTGGGTGCTAACAAGCAGTTGACCTGCACGCTTCACTAG
- a CDS encoding signal peptidase I — MLSWLALFAVLALVAVMVIVPRLGGATAYTVLTGSMRPQFPPGALVVVKPVDPQHLRTGDVATYQLESGRPEVVTHRVVAVASTLDGQQQIIFRGDANNANDDPVRAEQIRGKLWYSVPLLGHVNSALSLQQRTWLTWIVAGGLMAYSLSMFAGAWRDRQREHA; from the coding sequence GTGCTGTCGTGGCTGGCGCTATTTGCCGTCCTGGCTCTGGTTGCGGTGATGGTCATCGTGCCGCGATTGGGTGGAGCCACAGCCTATACGGTGCTCACCGGCTCGATGCGTCCGCAATTCCCGCCCGGGGCATTGGTGGTGGTGAAACCGGTCGACCCGCAGCACCTGCGGACCGGTGATGTAGCCACCTATCAACTGGAATCCGGTCGACCGGAGGTTGTGACGCATCGCGTGGTAGCGGTCGCTTCAACCTTGGATGGCCAGCAGCAGATCATATTCCGCGGGGACGCAAACAATGCCAATGACGACCCGGTCCGCGCCGAGCAGATTCGAGGCAAGCTCTGGTACTCGGTTCCACTCCTGGGGCATGTGAACAGTGCCTTGTCCTTGCAGCAAAGGACCTGGCTGACGTGGATCGTGGCGGGCGGCCTGATGGCCTATTCGCTGTCCATGTTTGCCGGGGCATGGCGTGATCGGCAGCGGGAGCACGCATGA